Proteins found in one Actinokineospora alba genomic segment:
- a CDS encoding acyltransferase family protein → MTERATEIAAPATADRPKPRLSYLDGVRAVAALYVVLHHIWFTVYPSYPVNTGPAALGWLVYGHLAVAVFIVVSGFSLTVAPARREFELGGTLRFLRRRAWRILPPYWAALALSVIVFGLITPELTGRAITLKGVIAHFFLVQDVIDSPKPNGAFWSIAVEWQIYFLFPLVLLFRRKLGPVWMVAIFTTAVIGAQLVGENVGALDGILNLTPQFLALFVFGVAAAQVVRDGRSPRGLATLGIGCFAAFGVLAAVKGSVWVDHAYFWIDLLVGVGTACILAALAGGGLGPLRSLLAGRVLSGIGLYSYSVYLVHLPILWLIGHFAVEPVVADPLTRFVLLLAVGMAAVLAGSYLFHRAFERPFLENRSLSAVTAAIRGRRERL, encoded by the coding sequence ATGACCGAGCGCGCGACCGAGATCGCTGCCCCCGCCACGGCCGACCGGCCGAAGCCGCGCCTGTCCTACCTGGACGGGGTGCGCGCGGTCGCCGCGCTTTACGTTGTCCTGCACCACATCTGGTTCACCGTCTACCCGAGCTACCCCGTCAACACCGGCCCCGCCGCGCTCGGTTGGCTCGTCTACGGCCACCTGGCAGTCGCGGTGTTCATCGTGGTCAGCGGGTTCTCGTTGACTGTCGCCCCGGCCCGCCGCGAGTTCGAGTTGGGTGGGACCCTCCGGTTCCTGCGCAGGCGCGCTTGGCGAATCCTGCCGCCGTACTGGGCGGCGCTGGCGCTGTCGGTGATCGTCTTCGGCCTGATCACCCCCGAGCTGACCGGCCGCGCCATCACGCTCAAGGGTGTGATCGCGCACTTCTTCCTCGTCCAGGACGTGATCGACAGCCCCAAGCCGAACGGCGCGTTCTGGTCGATCGCCGTCGAATGGCAGATCTACTTCCTGTTCCCGCTGGTCCTGCTGTTCCGCCGCAAGCTCGGCCCCGTGTGGATGGTCGCGATCTTCACGACCGCGGTCATCGGCGCCCAGCTCGTCGGCGAGAACGTCGGCGCGCTCGACGGCATCCTGAACCTGACCCCGCAGTTCCTCGCCCTGTTCGTCTTCGGGGTCGCCGCCGCCCAGGTGGTGCGCGACGGCCGGTCGCCGCGCGGCCTGGCCACGCTGGGCATCGGGTGTTTCGCCGCCTTCGGTGTGCTGGCCGCGGTCAAGGGATCGGTGTGGGTGGACCACGCCTACTTCTGGATCGACCTGCTCGTCGGTGTCGGCACCGCCTGCATCCTGGCCGCGCTGGCGGGCGGCGGGCTCGGCCCGCTGCGCTCGCTGCTGGCGGGCCGGGTGCTCAGCGGGATCGGGCTCTACTCCTACAGCGTGTACCTGGTGCACCTGCCGATCCTGTGGCTCATCGGCCACTTCGCGGTCGAGCCGGTCGTCGCCGACCCGCTCACCAGGTTCGTTCTCCTGCTGGCGGTCGGGATGGCCGCCGTGCTGGCCGGGTCGTACCTGTTCCACCGGGCCTTCGAGCGGCCGTTCCTGGAGAACCGTTCGCTGTCCGCGGTCACCGCCGCGATCCGCGGGCGCCGGGAACGCTTGTGA
- a CDS encoding acyltransferase, with translation MAEPEGVRVHPLGLCESDQVGAGTRVWAWAHVLPGAVVGVDCNICDHAFVEGGVRLGDRVTVKNAVLLFDGVTTGDDVFLGPNVVFTNDLRPRAHIKKGPEALSGTRVESGATLGAGTTVVCGTTIGAYAFAAAGSVITRDVPAHAFVAGNPAAVRGWVCECAERLDAEGEDTLVCPACGKRYRRDGDVVEAK, from the coding sequence ATGGCTGAGCCGGAAGGCGTGCGAGTGCACCCACTGGGGCTGTGCGAGTCCGACCAGGTCGGCGCGGGCACCCGGGTGTGGGCGTGGGCGCACGTGCTTCCCGGCGCGGTCGTCGGCGTCGACTGCAACATCTGCGACCACGCGTTCGTCGAGGGCGGTGTGCGCCTCGGCGACCGGGTGACGGTCAAGAACGCGGTCCTCCTCTTCGACGGCGTCACCACCGGCGACGACGTCTTCCTCGGCCCGAACGTCGTGTTCACCAACGACCTCCGCCCACGCGCGCACATCAAGAAGGGCCCGGAGGCGCTGAGCGGCACCCGAGTCGAGTCCGGCGCGACACTCGGCGCGGGCACCACCGTCGTGTGCGGCACCACGATCGGCGCGTACGCGTTCGCCGCCGCGGGCTCGGTGATCACCAGGGACGTGCCCGCGCACGCGTTCGTCGCGGGCAACCCGGCCGCCGTGCGCGGCTGGGTCTGCGAGTGCGCCGAACGCCTCGACGCGGAGGGCGAGGACACCCTTGTGTGCCCGGCCTGCGGGAAGCGCTACCGGCGTGACGGCGACGTGGTGGAGGCGAAATGA
- a CDS encoding DegT/DnrJ/EryC1/StrS family aminotransferase, whose product MTVPLVDLGWQRDQIADEVRDGFARVLATTGFVGGPEVAAFEAEFAEFTGRTHCVGVGNGTDALELALRAVGVGRDDRVALPANTFVATAEAVLRAGAVPVPVDVDDEHLLIDPDALAEVAATCTAVMPVHLFGQLAPMGRVGAVAREHGLVVIEDAAQCQGATQDGKAMGAFGVATGTSFYPGKNLGAFGDAGAITTDDDEVAERVRLLANHGSDRKYSHPVVGFNSRLDALQAVVLRAKLRLLADWNIERGLAADAYADLLKGVDGVRVPTTATGNEHVWHLYVVRVANRDAVLADLNAAGIGAGIHYPTPVHETGAFAQYGAPGGYPVAERAAAEILSLPLFPGITRDQQERVCAVLAEAVARHG is encoded by the coding sequence ATGACCGTTCCACTTGTCGACCTCGGTTGGCAGCGCGACCAGATCGCCGACGAGGTCCGCGACGGCTTCGCCCGGGTGCTGGCGACCACCGGCTTCGTCGGCGGCCCGGAGGTCGCCGCGTTCGAGGCGGAGTTCGCCGAGTTCACCGGCCGGACACACTGTGTCGGCGTCGGCAACGGCACCGACGCCCTCGAACTCGCGCTGCGCGCGGTCGGCGTCGGCCGAGACGACCGGGTCGCCTTGCCCGCCAACACTTTCGTCGCCACCGCCGAGGCCGTGCTGCGCGCGGGCGCGGTGCCGGTGCCGGTCGACGTGGATGACGAGCACCTGCTGATCGACCCCGACGCGCTGGCCGAGGTCGCCGCGACGTGCACGGCCGTCATGCCGGTGCACCTGTTCGGCCAGCTGGCCCCGATGGGCCGGGTCGGCGCGGTCGCCCGCGAACACGGACTCGTCGTCATCGAGGACGCCGCGCAGTGCCAGGGCGCCACCCAGGACGGCAAGGCGATGGGCGCGTTCGGCGTCGCCACGGGCACCAGCTTCTACCCGGGCAAGAACCTCGGCGCGTTCGGCGACGCGGGCGCGATCACCACCGACGACGACGAGGTGGCTGAGCGGGTCCGGCTCCTGGCCAACCACGGCAGCGACCGCAAGTACTCGCACCCCGTGGTCGGCTTCAACTCCCGCCTCGACGCACTGCAGGCGGTCGTGCTGCGCGCGAAGCTGCGCCTGCTCGCCGACTGGAACATCGAACGCGGGCTCGCCGCGGACGCCTACGCCGACCTCCTCAAAGGCGTCGACGGCGTGCGCGTCCCCACGACCGCGACCGGCAACGAGCACGTATGGCACCTCTACGTCGTACGCGTCGCCAACCGCGACGCCGTGCTCGCCGACCTCAACGCCGCCGGGATCGGCGCGGGCATCCACTACCCGACCCCGGTGCACGAGACCGGCGCGTTCGCCCAGTACGGCGCGCCGGGCGGCTACCCGGTCGCCGAGCGCGCGGCCGCGGAGATCCTGTCGCTGCCGTTGTTCCCCGGCATCACCCGCGACCAGCAGGAGCGGGTGTGCGCGGTCCTCGCGGAGGCGGTGGCCAGACATGGCTGA
- a CDS encoding glycosyltransferase family 4 protein: MKILVFAHRLELGGTQTNAIELAATVRDQFGHDVVLFAAPGPAVALAEQKGLRLIEAPDAQSHPSPAVMRALRAAVRTERPDLIHVWDWPQCFDAYYGEHLLRGVPILCTMMGMVVPRFLPRHLTTTFGTRQLVDEARAMRAGRVELLEPPVDTDFNAPGAVDSAPFRAKFGLDDGKLNLVTVSRLTEWLKLESLQRSIAAVDLLAEDLPVRLVLVGEGTAAERVGELANRVNDRHGTDVVVMTGGMIDPRPAYDCADLMLGMGGSALRSLAFAKPIVVLGERGFSLPYDETSAGYFGQWGYYGLGTGDLSAEPLAEQIRPLLLDPDRRAELGAFGRSVVTEHYGLAPAARGVERLYREVAAAKVSRSTALREGVRTAALLAGRRLPEPLKNNLRGKGFAPRKTAPEGAVR, translated from the coding sequence ATGAAGATCCTCGTGTTCGCCCACCGCCTCGAACTCGGCGGCACCCAGACCAACGCCATCGAGCTCGCCGCGACCGTGCGCGACCAGTTCGGCCACGACGTGGTGCTCTTCGCCGCCCCCGGGCCCGCCGTGGCCCTCGCCGAGCAGAAGGGCCTGCGGCTGATCGAGGCACCGGATGCCCAGTCGCATCCGTCGCCCGCCGTCATGCGGGCGCTGCGCGCGGCGGTGCGCACCGAGCGGCCCGACCTGATCCACGTGTGGGACTGGCCGCAGTGCTTCGACGCCTACTACGGCGAACATCTCCTGCGTGGCGTTCCCATCCTCTGCACCATGATGGGGATGGTCGTGCCGCGCTTCCTTCCGCGCCACCTGACCACCACTTTCGGCACCCGCCAACTCGTCGACGAGGCCAGGGCGATGCGCGCGGGCCGGGTCGAGCTGCTCGAACCGCCGGTCGACACCGACTTCAACGCCCCCGGAGCCGTCGACTCGGCGCCCTTCCGGGCGAAGTTCGGGCTCGACGACGGCAAGCTCAACCTGGTCACCGTGTCCCGGCTGACCGAGTGGCTCAAGCTGGAGAGCCTGCAGCGCAGCATCGCCGCGGTCGACCTGCTCGCCGAGGACCTGCCGGTGCGGCTCGTGCTGGTCGGCGAGGGCACCGCGGCCGAGCGGGTCGGTGAGCTCGCGAACCGGGTCAACGACCGCCACGGCACCGATGTCGTCGTCATGACCGGCGGGATGATCGACCCGCGCCCCGCCTACGACTGCGCTGACCTGATGCTCGGCATGGGCGGCTCCGCGCTGCGGTCGCTGGCCTTCGCCAAGCCGATCGTGGTGCTCGGCGAGCGCGGGTTCTCCCTGCCTTACGACGAAACCAGCGCGGGCTACTTCGGGCAGTGGGGCTACTACGGCCTCGGCACCGGCGACCTGTCGGCCGAGCCGCTGGCCGAGCAGATCCGGCCGCTGCTGCTCGACCCGGACCGGCGTGCGGAACTCGGCGCGTTCGGCCGGTCGGTGGTGACCGAGCACTACGGGCTGGCGCCCGCCGCCCGCGGCGTCGAACGGCTCTACCGCGAGGTGGCCGCGGCGAAGGTGTCGCGGTCCACCGCTTTGCGCGAGGGCGTTCGGACCGCGGCGTTGCTGGCCGGGCGCCGACTGCCCGAGCCACTCAAGAACAACTTGCGGGGCAAGGGTTTCGCTCCGCGCAAGACAGCACCTGAAGGGGCCGTTCGATGA